The following proteins are co-located in the Fibrobacter sp. UWB15 genome:
- the rpmG gene encoding 50S ribosomal protein L33: MPRELITLECTECNQRNYDCDKNKRLHPSRVEYKKYCPFCRKHTVHKETK; this comes from the coding sequence ATGCCCAGAGAACTCATCACGCTCGAATGCACCGAATGCAATCAGCGCAACTATGACTGCGACAAGAACAAGCGTCTTCATCCCTCCCGCGTGGAGTACAAGAAGTACTGCCCGTTCTGCCGCAAGCATACTGTTCACAAGGAAACCAAGTAA
- the secE gene encoding preprotein translocase subunit SecE encodes MRKIQQYVKESIEELKKVTWPTWEELKGSTLVVMLFSVIMGLYIAGLDVGFSWIIDKIMGRG; translated from the coding sequence ATGCGCAAGATCCAGCAATATGTCAAGGAATCCATCGAGGAACTGAAGAAAGTTACTTGGCCTACTTGGGAAGAACTTAAGGGTTCGACTTTGGTAGTGATGCTCTTTAGCGTCATTATGGGTCTGTACATTGCCGGACTCGACGTTGGTTTCTCTTGGATTATTGACAAAATTATGGGAAGAGGTTAA
- the nusG gene encoding transcription termination/antitermination protein NusG, with product MLWYAIHTFSGQENNIKKRIEQMIEREGVQEKFGRIIVPTREVVSTVRGRRHVSVQNAMPTYVFIEMVLDELTQHLVMNINGVTHFLGMTPTKRVAIPLQQSEVDRLLGVDPSGSAEGEIQNPYTIGENVRIKEGPFKDFVGVVDEIMEDKTKIKVMVTVFGRSTPVELSYNQVESDIA from the coding sequence ATGCTTTGGTATGCCATTCACACCTTTTCCGGTCAAGAAAACAACATTAAGAAACGTATCGAGCAGATGATTGAACGCGAAGGCGTTCAGGAAAAGTTCGGCCGTATCATTGTTCCGACCCGCGAAGTGGTTTCCACCGTTCGCGGTCGTCGTCATGTATCGGTGCAGAACGCAATGCCCACTTACGTTTTCATCGAAATGGTGCTGGACGAGCTCACCCAGCATTTGGTGATGAACATCAATGGCGTCACCCATTTCTTAGGAATGACACCCACCAAGAGGGTGGCTATTCCTTTACAACAGAGCGAGGTCGATCGTCTTCTTGGAGTTGATCCTAGTGGCTCCGCGGAAGGCGAGATCCAAAATCCGTACACAATTGGCGAAAATGTCCGCATCAAGGAAGGTCCTTTCAAGGACTTTGTGGGCGTCGTAGACGAAATCATGGAAGACAAGACCAAGATCAAGGTCATGGTCACGGTCTTCGGTCGTTCTACGCCTGTCGAACTCTCCTACAACCAGGTAGAATCAGACATCGCTTAA
- the rplK gene encoding 50S ribosomal protein L11 produces the protein MAKKITGYIKLQIPAGAANPAPPVGPALGQKGVNIMEFCKQFNAKTQNDKGMIIPVVITVYADKSFTFITKVSPVPALIKKAAGIESGSGEPNRKKVGKLTKAQVQDIAQKKMPDLNTIDLEAAMRMVAGTARSMGVEVVD, from the coding sequence GTGGCAAAGAAAATCACAGGTTATATTAAGCTCCAGATTCCTGCAGGCGCCGCAAACCCGGCTCCTCCGGTGGGTCCCGCCCTTGGTCAGAAGGGTGTGAACATCATGGAATTCTGCAAGCAGTTCAACGCTAAGACCCAGAACGACAAGGGTATGATTATCCCGGTCGTTATCACGGTCTATGCCGATAAGAGCTTTACCTTCATCACGAAGGTATCGCCGGTTCCGGCCCTCATCAAGAAGGCTGCCGGCATTGAAAGCGGCTCTGGCGAACCCAACCGTAAGAAAGTTGGTAAGCTCACCAAGGCCCAGGTCCAGGATATCGCCCAAAAGAAGATGCCGGATCTAAACACAATCGACCTCGAAGCCGCTATGCGCATGGTCGCGGGTACTGCTCGCTCCATGGGCGTTGAAGTGGTTGACTGA
- the rplA gene encoding 50S ribosomal protein L1, producing MFRGKKYKKIAESIDRNKAYDLAEAVQILKKSELKFDQTVEIHFNLGVDPKHSDQVVRGTVVLPHGTGRQVRVLVFCKDNNLEVAKNAGADYAGGADLVQKIQEGWLDFDSVVATPDMMPVISKVAKVLGPRGLMPSPKAGTVTVNVAQTVKELKAGKIQYRVDKGANVHAPVGKLSFGVDQLVENTKAVIDSVVKNKPQSSKGTYIKSLTLSATMAPGIKLDMALTR from the coding sequence ATGTTCAGAGGAAAAAAATACAAGAAGATTGCTGAAAGCATCGACCGTAACAAGGCTTACGATCTTGCCGAAGCAGTCCAAATCCTTAAAAAGTCCGAATTGAAGTTCGACCAGACGGTCGAAATCCACTTCAATCTCGGTGTGGACCCAAAACATTCCGACCAAGTGGTTCGTGGCACTGTCGTGCTGCCGCATGGTACCGGTCGTCAGGTCCGCGTCTTGGTTTTCTGCAAGGACAATAACCTTGAAGTTGCAAAGAACGCAGGCGCAGACTACGCTGGTGGTGCTGACTTGGTTCAGAAGATTCAGGAAGGCTGGCTGGACTTTGATTCCGTCGTTGCTACTCCCGACATGATGCCGGTGATTAGTAAGGTCGCTAAGGTCCTCGGTCCTCGCGGTTTGATGCCTTCTCCGAAGGCCGGCACGGTTACGGTTAACGTGGCCCAGACGGTTAAGGAACTCAAGGCTGGTAAGATTCAGTACCGCGTTGACAAGGGCGCCAACGTCCATGCCCCCGTAGGCAAACTCTCCTTCGGCGTCGATCAGCTGGTTGAAAACACCAAGGCTGTGATCGATTCCGTTGTCAAGAACAAGCCTCAATCTTCTAAGGGCACCTACATTAAGAGCCTTACGTTGTCTGCAACGATGGCTCCGGGCATCAAACTTGATATGGCACTGACGCGATAG
- the rplJ gene encoding 50S ribosomal protein L10 yields MKAVVKKQQTVDALVESFNGATAVYLLNYQGMTVEKDNALRKALASKGVKYHAVKNTLLKRVLAALKVEGLDDLLTGATSVMVGFEEDPLLPAREIEAFHKANPDFLVAKSVYLDGKAMPGSEVVNLSKIPDRKGMIAQIVSIALGPGSTIAGQIKTLQEKLEKESGSEAAPEAAAEA; encoded by the coding sequence ATGAAAGCTGTAGTTAAAAAACAACAGACTGTGGACGCGCTCGTCGAGTCCTTCAATGGCGCTACCGCCGTTTATCTGCTCAATTATCAAGGCATGACCGTAGAAAAGGACAATGCCCTTCGCAAGGCACTCGCATCTAAGGGTGTGAAGTACCACGCTGTGAAGAATACTCTTCTCAAGCGCGTGCTCGCTGCTCTTAAGGTCGAAGGTCTCGACGATTTGCTGACCGGCGCAACTTCTGTGATGGTCGGCTTCGAAGAAGATCCGCTTCTGCCTGCTCGCGAAATTGAAGCATTCCACAAAGCAAACCCCGATTTCTTGGTTGCCAAGAGCGTGTACCTTGATGGCAAGGCGATGCCTGGCTCCGAAGTCGTGAACCTCTCCAAGATCCCGGATCGTAAGGGTATGATCGCTCAGATCGTCTCCATCGCTCTCGGACCTGGCTCCACGATCGCCGGTCAAATCAAGACACTCCAGGAAAAGCTGGAAAAAGAATCGGGCTCCGAAGCTGCTCCCGAAGCCGCTGCGGAAGCTTAA
- the rplL gene encoding 50S ribosomal protein L7/L12: MATDIKALGDQIVGLTLLEAKALADYLKETHGIEAAAGGAVVMAAAAAAPAEEKTEFDVILVECGAKKMDVLKAVRAITGLGLKEAKDLVEKANSVVKEAMPKADAEKLKKDLEDLGAKVALK; encoded by the coding sequence ATGGCAACTGATATCAAGGCACTGGGCGATCAAATCGTTGGTCTTACCCTTCTCGAAGCCAAGGCTTTGGCTGACTACCTTAAAGAAACCCACGGCATCGAAGCTGCTGCCGGTGGCGCCGTCGTAATGGCCGCCGCTGCTGCCGCTCCTGCTGAAGAAAAGACTGAATTCGACGTGATCCTCGTCGAATGCGGCGCTAAGAAGATGGACGTCCTCAAGGCCGTTCGCGCTATCACCGGTCTGGGCCTCAAGGAAGCTAAGGACCTGGTCGAAAAGGCCAACAGCGTGGTTAAGGAAGCAATGCCGAAGGCCGACGCTGAAAAGCTCAAGAAGGACCTGGAAGATCTCGGAGCAAAGGTCGCTCTGAAGTAA